The Lysobacter gummosus sequence AGCACACTGCCCTTGATCGGCACCGCGAACAGCCACACGCCCAGCAGCAGCACCACGCTGGTCTGCAGCAGGCCGATCAACGCATACGGCAGCACCTTGCCGATCATCAACTCAGTGCTGCTGACCGGCGTGGTGATCAGCAATTCCATGTTGCCGCGCTCGCGTTCGCGCACGATCGCCACCGAAGTGAACATCACCATCGTCATGGTCAGGATCACGCCGATCAGGCCGGGCACGATGTTCACCGGCGAGCGCCGCTGCGGGTTGTAGAACGCGACCACGCTGATCGGCGCGGTCTTGCGAGGCGCCGCCACCGAGCTGTCGATCGGCAACTGCGCCAGTTGCGCGGCCGCGCTCTGCACCACGGTGTCGCTGCCGTCGACCATCACCTGCGCGACTTCGCGGCCGTCGACGCGGCGGCGTTCGAAGTCCGGCGGCAAGTTCACGCCGACGCTGATTTCGCCGCGACGCAGCATCTCGACCAGTTGCTGCGGCGTGTCGGCATCGGCGACCGGCTTGATCACGCCGGTGGCGATCATGTCCATGATCAGCGCGCGCGAAGCGGCGGTGCCGGATTGATCGGCGATGGCCGCGGTCAGGCCGCGCGGGTTGAGGTTGATGGCATAGCCGAACAGCACCAGCTGGCCGACCGGGATCATCACGATCATCGCCAGGGTGATGCGGTCGCGGCGCAACTGCCGGACTTCCTTGAGCACGATGGCCCATAAGCGTCGCAGTCTCATGCCGCGGCCTCCGCCGCCGGCGCGGGCGCGTCGCGGCCGCGCGTGGCCGATACGAATACGTCTTCCAGATTGGGCTTGGCCTTGTTCACCTCGGCATCGAGGCCGGCCTCGCGCAGGGCGGCGAGGATGTTCGACTCCGCGGTATCGGCATCGGCCAGCAGCACGCGCAGGCTGTTGCCGATCTGGGCGACGCTGAGCACGCCGTCGAGCGCGACCAGCACGCGCTGGGCCTTGCGCGGCTGCGCCGCCAGCACTTCGACCGAACGCCCGGCCAGCGCGTCGGTGAGTTCGGCCGGGGTGCCGTCGGCGACCAGCACGCCGCGGTCGAGAATCGCCAGGCGGTGGCAACGTTCGGCTTCGTCCATGTAGTGCGTGGACACCAGCAAGGTGGTGCCGCCGTCGGCGAGTTCGAACAGTTTTTCCCAGAAGTCGCGCCGCGACTCGGGATCGACCGCGCTGGTGGGTTCATCCAGGAACAACAGCTCCGGCCCGTGAATGACCGCGCCGGCCAGGGCCAGGCGCTGTTTCTGGCCGCCGCTCATGGTGCCGGCCAGTTGTTTCTGGCGATCGCCGAAGTGGTATTGCTCGATCAATTCATCGATGCGTTCGCGCGCCCGGGCCTTCGGGATCTCCTGCACGGCGGCGAGAAATTCCAGGTTCTCGCGCACGGTCAGGTCTTCGAACAGGGAGAACTTCTGCGTCATGTAGCCGATGCGGCGGCGCAGCGCTTCGGCCTGCTGCGGGATCTTCAGGCCGAGCACTTCGATCTCGCCCTCGGTCGGCGTGAGCAGGCCGCACAGCATGCGGATGGTGGTGGACTTGCCCGAGCCGTTGGGCCCGAGGAAGCCGTACACGCAGGCACGCGGCACGGTCAGATCGACCCGATCGACCGCGCGCAAGGCGCCGAAGTGCTTGCTCATGCCGCGCGCCTTGATCGCCGGTTGCTCGCTGCCGGCGGCGGCCGGCGCTGGCGGTTGCACCGCGGCGGCGGGATCGGCGGGCCGGTCGCGGCTCATGGCGCGAACTCGACCCGCACCGGCAGACCGGCCGGCAAGTCGGTGGCCTTGGCGTCGGTCAGTTCGACTTCGGCCAGATAGCTCAGGCGCGCGGCGTCTTCGCCGGTCAGCGCGTAGTACGGGGTGAAGCTGGGTTCGCTGCGGATCATACGCACGCGGCCGGTCCAGGCCTGTTCGCGACCTTCGATGTAGACCCGCGCGGCGCGGCCGACCAGCACGTCCTGGCGCATCGGCTCGGGCACGTACACGCGCGCGTAGGGATGTTCGCCGACCAGCATCACCGCCAGCGGCGAACCCACCGGCGCCTGATCGCCGAGTTTGTACGGCAGGCTGTCGATCACGCCGTCGCGCGGCGCGATCACATCCAGTTTTGCGAACGTCACCTGTTGCACCTGCGCCTGCGCCTGCGCGGCGGCGAGCGCGGCCTGGCCCTGCGCGATCTGCTCGCGACGGGTGCCGTGTTCGAGTTCCAGCAATGCCGCTTGCGCGGCGCCGACCTGGGCTTGCGCGTTGCCGGCGGCGGCGCGGGCGCGATCGACTTCCGACGCGGCGATCAACTGGCGCTTGCCCAGCGGCTGCACGCGGGCGTAGTACGCCGCCGCATCGCGCTGCTGCGCCTGCGCGGCGGCGAGATTGGCGCGCGCCTGGGCGATGGTTTCGCTGCGCGGACCGGCTTCGAGCTCGGCCAATGCATCGGCGGACTGGCGCGCCTGCGCCTGCGCGGCGCTCAATTGCGAACGGGTGCGGTCGAGTTCGAGTTGCAGCACGCGGGTGCCGGCCTTGACGCGCTGGCCTTCGCGCACGTCGATGCGCACGACTTTTTCCGCGGTCGGCGCCGGCAAGGTGACGCGGTCCCATTCCAGGGTGCCCAGCGCCTGCGGTTTGTCTTTGCCGCAGGCGGTCAACATGGCGAGCAGCAGCATGTTCAATCCCGCGAACTTCACTGAGGCGCGATAACCGGTTCGCGATGAGGCCCCGAAGTCTTTTATGGGAGGGGCTTCAGCCCCGATGCTGTTCGATCCAACACGGCGATCCGGTAGAAAAGCGTCGGGGCTGAAGCCCCTCCCACAAAAGATGCTCCTCCCACAAACGCCGACAGCAGTCATCGCGGTCATCTCGTCGTCCTCGCGTTTCATGGCATCAACCCCCGGTCGAGCAGAGCCAGCGCGTGGCGGCGCTGCGTATCCAGATCGAGATCCTCGGCATCGAACATGAAACGCCAGATCGGCGCGCTCGCGGCCGGGAACAGAGTCAAGCCGATCAGGCTGACCATCAGCAGGCGCGGGTCCAGATCCGGATTGATGCGGCCCTCGGCCTGCGCCTGGGCGAAGCGCTTGGCCATCATCTGCGGCAGCACCGGGCCGATCTTCTGGAACAGCACGCTTTCGCGCAGCGCGCCGCCTTCGCACAGCACCTCGCGCACCCACAGCGACGGCAGCCAGGGATGCGCGGCGACGATGCGGCCGACCCCGGCGACGAAGCCGCCGATCAGATCGAACACGTCCTTGCCCTCGCCCATCAGCCCGTCGCGCAGGCCCATGAACACCGGGATCAGGCGCTCGTTGCTGACCGCTTCCTGCAATTGCTCCTTGTCGCCGAAGTAGTAATGCAACAGCGCCGGATTGACGCCGGCCTCGGCGGCGATCGCGCGCAGCGAGGTCGCGGCGATGCCCTGGCGGGCGTAACAGGCGATGGCGGCATCGAGCAGGCGCGCGCGCAGATCGGGATTGTCGGCCGCGGCCGGCCGACCCGGGGCGCGCTTGGGCGCCGAGGTCTTATGCGGCCGGCCGCGTTTGGCGGGGGTGGGCGTGTCCATGCGCCATATTTAATTCAATGATTAATTAGATCGCAAGAGCGGGCCGACGGGCGGTCGTTCTGGCTGGGGGTGGGATGGGCTGCTGATGGCCGAGGTTTGGCGGTAGGCGGCCCTCGCCCATCCTGATCCGCAGTGCGGGTTGAGCCACGCCGATTCGGCAGTTGAACTGCTGCGGGCAATACGAACGAGCGCCGCCCGAGGCCGGGCGAGCAACGCACTAGGCACTAGGCGGTATCGCTCGGACGCGATCGACGGATCGATAAGCGTCGCTTGAGCCAGGTCCGCGGGCGATCGCCCGCACCTTCCATCACCCCGCCGACGCCGCCTGCGGCAACTCATCCAGCACCGACTGCGGATGCCGATCCCGCCACGCCGCTAAGGTATCGGCGCAATGCGAAGGAATCACCCAGGCGCCGGGATGCGTATCGCGAAACCGGGTCAGGCGCCGCAAGGTCTCGCGATACGCCGCGGCATCGTCCATCGCCACGCGCTGGGTCAGCCACGGCAAGGGTTGATCGCGATCGAGCTGCTCGCGCCGCCAGAACGCATCGGCCGCCAGCACCACCCGCTCGCCCGTGCGCGTACGCAAAGCCAGGCCGATCTGGCCGCGCGCATGGCCCGGCAACGCGACCGCGTGCAGGCTGCCGTCGCCGAGCAGATCCCAGCCCTCGCCCAGCGTCGCCAGATCGCCGTCGAGCACGCGCCGGCCGTCGTCGTCGAGCAATTGCAGGCGCTCGGCGAAATCGGCCGGCAACAGTTCCTTCCAGATCTGCGCGTGCAGCAGCCCGAACCAATTCGACTCGGCGACCTGCCGCCAGGCCTGTGCATGGGCGAGGAAGCGCGCACGCGGAAACTGGCCGAGCCCGCCGATGTGATCGGGGTGGAAATGGCTGATCACCAGCAGGCGCACGTCGTCGCGGCTCAGACCGCGCCGGTGCAGCAACTGCGCGGCGTCGGTATGTGGCGCGGAACATGCGTGGATGGCGCGACGATAAATCCAGCGCACGCCGCGCCGCATCGCCGCGCGCGCATCCGGCCCGTAGCCGCAATCGAACAGGATCGCGCCCTGCACCGGATGCTCGATCAGGGCCCAGCCGGCGGGAAAATGCATAGGCGGGCCGGCGGCGAAACCCAGATGGCGCGGATCGGCGCAGCTGTGCCCGGACGCGGCCAGGGTCAGCGCGACTTCGCCGCTCACCGTCGCGCCTCCACGCGCGCCAGTTCGCTCAAGGTTCTGTCGAGGGCTTCGTCCATGCTCACGCGAGGACGATAACCCAGTTCATCGCGCGCGCGCGTGATGTCCAGGGTCATGTCCACGCTCAGCAATTCGACGCCGTAGCGCAGCAGCGGCGGCTCGCTATCGGGCTTGAATCGCCGGTAGAACGCTTCCACCGTGCTGGCCAGGGCCAGCGCGAGCGGCTTGGGCATGCGCTTGTCCGGACGCGGCAACGACAGCGCGTCGGCAAGCCGGTCGATCACGCTCCAGATCGCCACCGGCTCGCCGTTACTGATGTTGTAGACGCGGCCATTCAAGCGCCACGAAGCGTCCATCGCCAGCACGATCGCATCGACCACGTTATCGACGTAACTCAGATCGACCATGCAGTCGTCCGCGCCGATGCGGCGCAGACGTCCGCTGCGCAACGCCTGCGCCAGGCGGGGCAGGATCGCGCTATCGCCGGGTCCGAAAATCGCCCGCGGCCGCAGCGCCAGCGCCGACACGCCGCCGGCCGCGCAACGCTCGAACACGTGCCGCTCGGCGATGAGCTTGGTCGCGGCGTAGTCGTTGACCGCGCGCGCCGGCAGCGGATGATCTTCGACGATCCCGCGATGCGGCGCGCCGTCGTGATAGATGCCGGGCGTGGAGATATGCACCAGCCGCCGCACCTGGCGCGCGATGCAGGCCGAGATGACGTGATCGGTGGCGCGCACATTGGCATCGACGAAGGCTTCGCGCCGGCCCCAGGGACTGGACAGCGCCGCCGCGTGCACGACGATATCGGCGCCGCGCAGGACGCGATGCACGGCGCCTTCGTCGGTCAGATCCAGCGCCTGGAACTCGACGCCTTGCGCCTGTAGCGCGCGGCCGCGTTCGGGATCGCGGCCCAAGCCGACGACCTGCGTCCAAGGCCGCGTCGCCAGCAGATGCCGCGCGAGCGCACCGCCGAGAAACCCGGTGGCGCCGGTGATGACGATGCGCTGCGTGGTCATGACGCCCTGCTCGCGACAGCACCGAAGTCTTTTGTGGGAGGGGCTTCAGCCCCGACAACCGAAGCGGTGCCACGCCAATCCACTTCGTTACGATCGAAGCGAACCATGCGCAAAACCCCGACAGCAAGGGACTTCATGGCAAGACACGACACGCTGGTGGCCGCGCACTTCACTGCTGTCGTCGCAATCATCGGCCCGATCCGCTCCCGCGCGTCAGTAAGTCATGGTCAAACCAACGCCGGACAACCCCGCGCCGGTACCGAGCAGCACCCCGGGTTCGCCGCGGCGGATCGTACCCTCGCGCACGCCCTGCTCCAGCGCCAGCGGAATCGACGCGGCGATGCAATTGCCGGTGTATTCCAGCGTACGCACCATCCGTGCCTGCTCGAAGCCGATCTGCTCGATCACATCCAGCGCGGCGCGACTGGCCTGATGCGGCGCGACCCAGCGCAATGCGCGGCGGGCGTTGCGATCGTCCAATCCGAGACTGCGCATCACATACGGCACCAACCGGATACCGCTGCGCAAGGCGGCCTGTCCCTGCATCGAAAACAGCGCGTCGGCCGGCGTGGTCAGCGGCCCGAGCGGCGGGCGCCAACTGCCGCCGCCGCGCAAGGTGGTGATCTCCACGCCCTCGCCCATCGTGCGCCAGGCGATGCGATGGATGCGGCTGGCGCTGTCGGCCGGCGCGCGTTCCAACACCGCCGCGGCGGCGCCGTCGCCGAACAGGGTGCAGACCTCGGGGCTGTCGAAATCCAGGCCGACCGAGGCGATCTCGCTGCTGACGATCAACGCGCGTTCGATGCGGCCGTGGTGGATGCGCTCGGCCGCCAGTTCCAGCGCGGCGACGAAACTCAGGCAGGTCGCATGCACCGACAAGGCCGGAATGCCGGAACGGCCCAGGCCGAGCTCGCGTTGCAGCAGCGGGCCGCCGTCGGGAATCGCACGCTCGGCCGAGCCTGAAGCGTTCACGATCAGATCCAGCATCGACGGTTCGATACCGGCTTGCTCGCAAGCCTGCATCGCCGCTTGCGCGCCCATCCAGCTGGCGCGTTCGCGCTCGGGTTGCGCCCAATGGCGGAAAGCGACGCCGCTGTTTTGCAGGGCCCAGCCTGGCGGCAGACCGGCGCGTTGTTCGATTTCTGCACTGGAGACACGGCGCTGCGGCAAATAACGGCCGAGCCCGGCGATGCGCACGCGCCAGTCGAGATCCGGCCCGGTGCGCTGCCCGCGTCTGTGGCCGCTCGCGCCCGCGTTCAACGCATCCGACGACGGCATGTCCTGCGATTGGGTATCCATGTGCGGCGGCAGTATGAGCCAGCGGAGCGCGTTTGCCGATATGGCCAGGGGGAGTCTGGCTTGGGGCGGTGCGTTGAGATGGGGCAAGGCAACGGGGTGTGGATTGAAGCCGAGAAGCACTGCGAAGCGCCGGGGACCGCGGCGACCCTGAAGACCTTTGCGGATGGGATCTGATTTTGTGGGAGGGCCTTCAGGTCCAATGCTTTCCTCTCAGCCGCGATGAAGCTTCCGCGCGAGCAGAGCGAACAGCATCGGACCCGAAGGCCCTCCCACAAGAGCGAATGGCTATGAGGATGCGCGGACAAGCGCGGCGACACTGGCGTCGCCCTGCTCGCATCGCCCATGCTGGCCCGATCAATCGCCATCGGACCCATTACCGCAGATGCTCGCCGCCGATGTCCGCACTCGCACCAATGCCGGCATCGGCACCGATACGGTCGCGTTATCCAGACGTATCGCCATCGTGCTGATCGCGATGGCGATCAACGGCGTGCTCTACCTGGCTATCAACGCCTTTCCGCCGCGCGAACCGCAGCTGTTGCCGCGCAGCGTCGCGGACGACTGGCTGGGCTGGCAAGCCTGGACCATCTGGCCGTACTGGCTGTTGCTGCTGGCGGGACCGGCGCTGACGCTGGCGATCGGCGAGCGCCGCCTGTTGCGCGCGACCATACGCGCCTATGCGATCGCGATCGGCTTGAACGCGACGATCTGGCTGCTGTGGCCGACGCGGACCGTGCGCCCACCGCTGCCGCAGGGCCTGGACGCGTTGACCGAAGCCGCGTGGCGCTGCCTGTACGCCCTGGACGGCGTGAATAATTGCTTTCCGTCGGGCCATATCACCATTCCGGTGGTGGCGGCCATGGGTTTCGCCGCGCAATATCCGCCGATGCGGGCGGTGGTGTGGATCGCGCTCGCGGCGCTGGCGCCCAGCGTCGTCAGCACCGGGCAGCATTACGCCTGGGATGTGCTGGGCGGATTGGCGACCGCGACGATCGGCCTCTTGCTGGCAGGCCGGCCGTTGTGGCGATCTGCACGTCCGTGAGTGCTGTGTGTGGAGGCAATGACATGTCCGATGAACGCGATTCAACCGGTGCGGCCCGACCCGACCCGACCCGGGCGGGGCAACCCGGCGCGGTGACGCCCCGCCCGGAAGGAATCGAGACAGGTCGCCCGCGGTCGGATGAGGCCGGGCGGGATCGAGCGGGCCCGGGCGCATCGCAATCCGAGGCCCCATCGCAGCCCCCGCAATCGAGCCTGCTGTCGCGCGGCGCGATCGGCTTCTGGTTCCTGGGGCTGGGTCTGTTGGGGCTGCTGCGCTCGTGGATGCGCGCGACCCGCCACGGCGCTTTCGATGCCGATGCCATCACCTTGCTGTGGCTGATCGGTTCGCTGCTGCTGACCTTGATGGGCGCGCTGCGGGTCTGGCGCACGCTGCGCGAAGGACCGCCGCGCGGGTAAACACCGGCGTCGCGCGGCGCCGGCATGTGAAGACGATTTGACGGCGCATTCGTTCGTGCTGCCGATGACGGCACGGCGGCGATTCGCCATGACCGCGGCTTGAGCCCCGAACGACCCAACGCCGCACCGCCATGCTTTGCGAAAACGCCCCGACAGGCGCAAGCTGTGACGCCCCAGCACGCATTGTGCGTGCGAATCTGCTTACGCTTTCCCCATGCCCGCCCGAACCGCCTCCGAATTCACTCTAGACCCGGCCGACAGCGAACGTCTGGCCAACCTCAGTGGCCCCTTCGACGGTCACCTGCGCATGATCGAACTGCGCCTGGGCGTGGAAATCGCCAATCGCGGCAACATCTTCCGCATCGACGGCCCGATCATCGCGGTCGGCCAGGCCGAGAAGCTGTTGCGCCGCCTGTGGAAGGACGCGGGCGAAGAAACCTTGAACGAAAACGCGGTCCATCTAGCCCTGACCGAAACCGGCGCCGAACAGGCGGTGCTGGAGGAGATCGAGCCGCAGGAAGTGGCGATCCGGGTCAAGCGCGGCACCATCCGCGGCCGCGGCGCCAATCAGGCCAAGTACCTGCACGCGATCGCCACCCACGACATCAATTTCGGCATCGGCCCGGCCGGTACCGGCAAGACCTTCCTGGCCGTCGCCAGCGCGGTCGAGGCCCTGAACGAATCGCGCGTGCAGCGCCTGATCCTGGTGCGCCCCGCGGTCGAAGCCGGGGAAAAGCTTGGGTTCCTGCCCGGCGACCTCAGCCAGAAGGTCGATCCGTACCTGCGTCCGCTGTACGACGCGCTGTACGAAATGCTCGGCGTCGAGAAAGTCGTCAAGCTGCTGGAGAAGAACGTCATCGAGATCGCGCCGCTGGCCTACATGCGCGGCCGCACCCTCAACGACGCCTACGTGATCCTGGACGAAGCGCAGAACACCACCATCGAACAGATGAAGATGTTCCTGACCCGCATCGGTTACGGCAGCACGGCGGTGGTCACCGGCGATCTCACCCAGATCGACTTGCCCAAGCACGTCAAGTCAGGCCTGCGCGACGCGCTGGACGTGCTGCGCGAGGTCAACGGAATCAGCTTCACCTTTTTCGAGGCCAAGGACGTGGTCCGCCATCCGCTGGTCGCGCGCATCGTCACCGCGTACGACGCGCGCGATGCCAAGGACGCGCAGAGCGGCCCGAGCGCCTGATCCAAGCGCCCGCCCCGGCGCGCGACCCAGGTCGCGACCGGAACCGGCGCCGG is a genomic window containing:
- a CDS encoding NAD-dependent epimerase/dehydratase family protein codes for the protein MTTQRIVITGATGFLGGALARHLLATRPWTQVVGLGRDPERGRALQAQGVEFQALDLTDEGAVHRVLRGADIVVHAAALSSPWGRREAFVDANVRATDHVISACIARQVRRLVHISTPGIYHDGAPHRGIVEDHPLPARAVNDYAATKLIAERHVFERCAAGGVSALALRPRAIFGPGDSAILPRLAQALRSGRLRRIGADDCMVDLSYVDNVVDAIVLAMDASWRLNGRVYNISNGEPVAIWSVIDRLADALSLPRPDKRMPKPLALALASTVEAFYRRFKPDSEPPLLRYGVELLSVDMTLDITRARDELGYRPRVSMDEALDRTLSELARVEARR
- a CDS encoding PhoH family protein yields the protein MPARTASEFTLDPADSERLANLSGPFDGHLRMIELRLGVEIANRGNIFRIDGPIIAVGQAEKLLRRLWKDAGEETLNENAVHLALTETGAEQAVLEEIEPQEVAIRVKRGTIRGRGANQAKYLHAIATHDINFGIGPAGTGKTFLAVASAVEALNESRVQRLILVRPAVEAGEKLGFLPGDLSQKVDPYLRPLYDALYEMLGVEKVVKLLEKNVIEIAPLAYMRGRTLNDAYVILDEAQNTTIEQMKMFLTRIGYGSTAVVTGDLTQIDLPKHVKSGLRDALDVLREVNGISFTFFEAKDVVRHPLVARIVTAYDARDAKDAQSGPSA
- a CDS encoding HlyD family secretion protein, giving the protein MLLLAMLTACGKDKPQALGTLEWDRVTLPAPTAEKVVRIDVREGQRVKAGTRVLQLELDRTRSQLSAAQAQARQSADALAELEAGPRSETIAQARANLAAAQAQQRDAAAYYARVQPLGKRQLIAASEVDRARAAAGNAQAQVGAAQAALLELEHGTRREQIAQGQAALAAAQAQAQVQQVTFAKLDVIAPRDGVIDSLPYKLGDQAPVGSPLAVMLVGEHPYARVYVPEPMRQDVLVGRAARVYIEGREQAWTGRVRMIRSEPSFTPYYALTGEDAARLSYLAEVELTDAKATDLPAGLPVRVEFAP
- a CDS encoding ATP-binding cassette domain-containing protein, producing the protein MSKHFGALRAVDRVDLTVPRACVYGFLGPNGSGKSTTIRMLCGLLTPTEGEIEVLGLKIPQQAEALRRRIGYMTQKFSLFEDLTVRENLEFLAAVQEIPKARARERIDELIEQYHFGDRQKQLAGTMSGGQKQRLALAGAVIHGPELLFLDEPTSAVDPESRRDFWEKLFELADGGTTLLVSTHYMDEAERCHRLAILDRGVLVADGTPAELTDALAGRSVEVLAAQPRKAQRVLVALDGVLSVAQIGNSLRVLLADADTAESNILAALREAGLDAEVNKAKPNLEDVFVSATRGRDAPAPAAEAAA
- a CDS encoding TetR/AcrR family transcriptional regulator, which translates into the protein MDTPTPAKRGRPHKTSAPKRAPGRPAAADNPDLRARLLDAAIACYARQGIAATSLRAIAAEAGVNPALLHYYFGDKEQLQEAVSNERLIPVFMGLRDGLMGEGKDVFDLIGGFVAGVGRIVAAHPWLPSLWVREVLCEGGALRESVLFQKIGPVLPQMMAKRFAQAQAEGRINPDLDPRLLMVSLIGLTLFPAASAPIWRFMFDAEDLDLDTQRRHALALLDRGLMP
- a CDS encoding ABC transporter permease; this encodes MRLRRLWAIVLKEVRQLRRDRITLAMIVMIPVGQLVLFGYAINLNPRGLTAAIADQSGTAASRALIMDMIATGVIKPVADADTPQQLVEMLRRGEISVGVNLPPDFERRRVDGREVAQVMVDGSDTVVQSAAAQLAQLPIDSSVAAPRKTAPISVVAFYNPQRRSPVNIVPGLIGVILTMTMVMFTSVAIVRERERGNMELLITTPVSSTELMIGKVLPYALIGLLQTSVVLLLGVWLFAVPIKGSVLDVYIAAVLLILANLALGLMISTKAASQFQAMQMTVFILLPSILLSGFMFPYAGMPVAAQWLAEVLPMTHFLRLIRGVMLRGASLWELWHDVAYLVGFIAVMMSLAVARFTKRLD
- a CDS encoding 3-oxoacyl-[acyl-carrier-protein] synthase III C-terminal domain-containing protein, which encodes MDTQSQDMPSSDALNAGASGHRRGQRTGPDLDWRVRIAGLGRYLPQRRVSSAEIEQRAGLPPGWALQNSGVAFRHWAQPERERASWMGAQAAMQACEQAGIEPSMLDLIVNASGSAERAIPDGGPLLQRELGLGRSGIPALSVHATCLSFVAALELAAERIHHGRIERALIVSSEIASVGLDFDSPEVCTLFGDGAAAAVLERAPADSASRIHRIAWRTMGEGVEITTLRGGGSWRPPLGPLTTPADALFSMQGQAALRSGIRLVPYVMRSLGLDDRNARRALRWVAPHQASRAALDVIEQIGFEQARMVRTLEYTGNCIAASIPLALEQGVREGTIRRGEPGVLLGTGAGLSGVGLTMTY
- a CDS encoding phosphatase PAP2 family protein, with the protein product MLAADVRTRTNAGIGTDTVALSRRIAIVLIAMAINGVLYLAINAFPPREPQLLPRSVADDWLGWQAWTIWPYWLLLLAGPALTLAIGERRLLRATIRAYAIAIGLNATIWLLWPTRTVRPPLPQGLDALTEAAWRCLYALDGVNNCFPSGHITIPVVAAMGFAAQYPPMRAVVWIALAALAPSVVSTGQHYAWDVLGGLATATIGLLLAGRPLWRSARP
- a CDS encoding MBL fold metallo-hydrolase, whose protein sequence is MSGEVALTLAASGHSCADPRHLGFAAGPPMHFPAGWALIEHPVQGAILFDCGYGPDARAAMRRGVRWIYRRAIHACSAPHTDAAQLLHRRGLSRDDVRLLVISHFHPDHIGGLGQFPRARFLAHAQAWRQVAESNWFGLLHAQIWKELLPADFAERLQLLDDDGRRVLDGDLATLGEGWDLLGDGSLHAVALPGHARGQIGLALRTRTGERVVLAADAFWRREQLDRDQPLPWLTQRVAMDDAAAYRETLRRLTRFRDTHPGAWVIPSHCADTLAAWRDRHPQSVLDELPQAASAG